One genomic region from Gossypium hirsutum isolate 1008001.06 chromosome D13, Gossypium_hirsutum_v2.1, whole genome shotgun sequence encodes:
- the LOC107920027 gene encoding D-ribulose kinase isoform X1, whose product MLGSINHSSTLSILLYPLSPKPGCCSSRKLNVRTHPWEKSVEKSVKLRTMVVGCKIENQEMGFQASERLYLGMDFGTSGARYALIDKQGTIHAEGKREYPNYMKEDSLDWALSWKTTLFSLLEDVPVHLRPLVASISLDGTSATMLIIDSKTGEPLAIPYLYNESCPDALPLVKSIAPMNHTVCSGSSTLCKLVSWWNNDDSDKKSTMLLHQADWLLWLLHGQLGVSDYNNALKVGYDPEADSYPDWLLSQPYAQLLPMVKAPGTSIGHLKGDIRTQFGFSEDCIVCTGTTDSIAAFLAARATKPGKAVCIFFSDLHFSLCFIRKWEASLFVVVVHIFIRLCHMGFIIAKVTSLGSTLAIKLLSTTRIEDARYGVYSHRLDDKWLVGGASNTGGAVLKENFSDEQLEKLSEHINPMEASPLDYYPLKSVGERFPVANPKMEPRLHPRPESDVEYLHGILESIARIEAKAYMLLKDLGATQVDEVFTAGGGAKNDKWTKIRERVLGLPVSRATQTEAAYGAALLALKGCQ is encoded by the exons ATGCTTGGCTCTATTAACCATTCATCCACCCTCTCCATCCTGCTTTATCCATTGTCCCCAAAACCAG GATGTTGTAGTTCAAGGAAGTTGAATGTAAGAACTCATCCATGGGAGAAGAGTGTAGAGAAATCAGTAAAGCTGAGAACTATGGTTGTTGGATGTAAGATTGAGAATCAAGAAATGGGTTTTCAAGCTAGTGAGAGGCTTTATCTTGGAATGGATTTCGGTACATCTGGTGCTAGGTATGCTTTGATTGACAAGCAAGGGACAATTCATGCTGAAGGAAAGAGAGAGTACCCTAATTACATG AAGGAAGACTCCCTGGATTGGGCGCTGTCATGGAAAACAACTCTTTTCTCATTGCTTGAAGATGTTCCGGTTCATCTCCGGCCTCTTGTCGCTTCCATCTCTCTTGATGGGACTTCTGCCACTATGCTGATCATCGACAG CAAAACAGGAGAACCATTAGCCATACCTTACCTCTACAATGAGAGTTGTCCTGACGCTTTACCATTGGTAAAGTCCATTGCTCCTATGAACCATACAGTGTGCTCTGGTTCATCTACTCTGTGCAAGCTTGTTTCATGGTGGAACAATGACGATTCAGATAAAAAATCCACAATGTTATTACACCAAGCTGATTGGTTGTTGTGGCTTCTTCATGGTCAGCTTGGAGTTTCTGATTATAACAACGCTCTGAAG GTTGGTTATGATCCCGAAGCTGACTCCTATCCAGATTGGTTGTTATCTCAGCCTTATGCTCAACTTTTACCTATGGTCAAGGCGCCGGGAACTTCAATCGGCCATTTGAAAGGCGATATTAGAACACAATTTG GTTTTTCAGAAGATTGTATTGTATGTACCGGGACCACTGATAGCATAGCGGCCTTTCTTGCAGCACGAGCAACAAAACCCGGGAAAgcggtttgtatttttttttctgacTTACACTTTAGTTTGTGTTTTATCAGGAAATGGGAAGCGTCTTTGTTTGTGGTTGTCGTACATATATTCATCAGGCTGTGTCATATGGGGTTCATTATTGCCAAA GTTACCTCTTTGGGTTCAACCCTTGCAATTAAACTACTAAGTACTACTAGGATAGAGGATGCAAGATACGGAGTGTACAGTCATCGCCTTGACGATAAGTGGCTTGTCGGAGGAGCTTCGAATACTGGCGGAGCAGTTTTAAAGGAAAATTTCAGTGATGAGCAATTGGAAAAACTGAGTGAACATATTAATCCCATGGAGGCCTCTCCCTTAGACTACTATCCCCTAAAATCAGTTGGAGAGAGGTTTCCCGTGGCAAATCCGAAGATGGAGCCTAG GTTACATCCACGACCAGAAAGTGACGTGGAGTACTTGCATGGCATTTTGGAATCAATCGCCCGTATAGAG GCAAAGGCATACATGTTGTTGAAGGATCTAGGCGCGACCCAAGTCGATGAAGTGTTCACCGCCGGAGGCGGTGCAAAGAACGACAAATGGACAAAGATTCGAGAGAGAGTACTCGGTCTACCTGTGAGTCGAGCAACTCAAACCGAGGCTGCCTATGGAGCTGCATTGTTGGCTTTGAAGGGTTGCCAATAG
- the LOC107920027 gene encoding D-ribulose kinase isoform X2: MLGSINHSSTLSILLYPLSPKPGCCSSRKLNVRTHPWEKSVEKSVKLRTMVVGCKIENQEMGFQASERLYLGMDFGTSGARYALIDKQGTIHAEGKREYPNYMKEDSLDWALSWKTTLFSLLEDVPVHLRPLVASISLDGTSATMLIIDSKTGEPLAIPYLYNESCPDALPLVKSIAPMNHTVCSGSSTLCKLVSWWNNDDSDKKSTMLLHQADWLLWLLHGQLGVSDYNNALKVGYDPEADSYPDWLLSQPYAQLLPMVKAPGTSIGHLKGDIRTQFGFSEDCIVCTGTTDSIAAFLAARATKPGKAVTSLGSTLAIKLLSTTRIEDARYGVYSHRLDDKWLVGGASNTGGAVLKENFSDEQLEKLSEHINPMEASPLDYYPLKSVGERFPVANPKMEPRLHPRPESDVEYLHGILESIARIEAKAYMLLKDLGATQVDEVFTAGGGAKNDKWTKIRERVLGLPVSRATQTEAAYGAALLALKGCQ; encoded by the exons ATGCTTGGCTCTATTAACCATTCATCCACCCTCTCCATCCTGCTTTATCCATTGTCCCCAAAACCAG GATGTTGTAGTTCAAGGAAGTTGAATGTAAGAACTCATCCATGGGAGAAGAGTGTAGAGAAATCAGTAAAGCTGAGAACTATGGTTGTTGGATGTAAGATTGAGAATCAAGAAATGGGTTTTCAAGCTAGTGAGAGGCTTTATCTTGGAATGGATTTCGGTACATCTGGTGCTAGGTATGCTTTGATTGACAAGCAAGGGACAATTCATGCTGAAGGAAAGAGAGAGTACCCTAATTACATG AAGGAAGACTCCCTGGATTGGGCGCTGTCATGGAAAACAACTCTTTTCTCATTGCTTGAAGATGTTCCGGTTCATCTCCGGCCTCTTGTCGCTTCCATCTCTCTTGATGGGACTTCTGCCACTATGCTGATCATCGACAG CAAAACAGGAGAACCATTAGCCATACCTTACCTCTACAATGAGAGTTGTCCTGACGCTTTACCATTGGTAAAGTCCATTGCTCCTATGAACCATACAGTGTGCTCTGGTTCATCTACTCTGTGCAAGCTTGTTTCATGGTGGAACAATGACGATTCAGATAAAAAATCCACAATGTTATTACACCAAGCTGATTGGTTGTTGTGGCTTCTTCATGGTCAGCTTGGAGTTTCTGATTATAACAACGCTCTGAAG GTTGGTTATGATCCCGAAGCTGACTCCTATCCAGATTGGTTGTTATCTCAGCCTTATGCTCAACTTTTACCTATGGTCAAGGCGCCGGGAACTTCAATCGGCCATTTGAAAGGCGATATTAGAACACAATTTG GTTTTTCAGAAGATTGTATTGTATGTACCGGGACCACTGATAGCATAGCGGCCTTTCTTGCAGCACGAGCAACAAAACCCGGGAAAgcg GTTACCTCTTTGGGTTCAACCCTTGCAATTAAACTACTAAGTACTACTAGGATAGAGGATGCAAGATACGGAGTGTACAGTCATCGCCTTGACGATAAGTGGCTTGTCGGAGGAGCTTCGAATACTGGCGGAGCAGTTTTAAAGGAAAATTTCAGTGATGAGCAATTGGAAAAACTGAGTGAACATATTAATCCCATGGAGGCCTCTCCCTTAGACTACTATCCCCTAAAATCAGTTGGAGAGAGGTTTCCCGTGGCAAATCCGAAGATGGAGCCTAG GTTACATCCACGACCAGAAAGTGACGTGGAGTACTTGCATGGCATTTTGGAATCAATCGCCCGTATAGAG GCAAAGGCATACATGTTGTTGAAGGATCTAGGCGCGACCCAAGTCGATGAAGTGTTCACCGCCGGAGGCGGTGCAAAGAACGACAAATGGACAAAGATTCGAGAGAGAGTACTCGGTCTACCTGTGAGTCGAGCAACTCAAACCGAGGCTGCCTATGGAGCTGCATTGTTGGCTTTGAAGGGTTGCCAATAG